Proteins from one Oscillatoria nigro-viridis PCC 7112 genomic window:
- a CDS encoding dihydrofolate reductase family protein: MRKIVLFIASSLDGYIARTNGDIDWLFTDQNYGYTKFLDSIDTVLMGRKTYEQVLTFGEYPYQEKKSYVFTKNLDFQATYDVEVVTHLDSFVNDLRLLEGKNIWLVGGSLLIRDFLNQNFVNEVILSVHPIILGEGIPLFVNPINTTALQLTGCQTYSSGMVQLSYDVTT, encoded by the coding sequence ATGCGGAAAATTGTACTATTCATTGCATCTAGTCTGGACGGTTATATCGCCCGAACGAATGGCGATATTGACTGGCTGTTTACAGACCAAAATTACGGTTATACTAAATTCTTAGATAGCATCGATACGGTTCTCATGGGTCGAAAGACTTACGAACAAGTTCTAACTTTTGGCGAGTATCCGTACCAGGAAAAAAAGAGTTATGTTTTTACGAAAAATCTAGATTTTCAAGCCACTTATGATGTCGAAGTGGTAACACATTTAGACAGTTTTGTCAATGATTTGCGCTTGCTTGAGGGCAAAAATATTTGGTTAGTGGGAGGTTCTTTGCTGATTCGCGATTTCCTGAATCAAAACTTTGTCAACGAGGTTATTCTCTCGGTGCACCCGATTATTTTGGGCGAGGGAATCCCTTTATTTGTTAATCCCATAAATACTACAGCTTTGCAGTTAACTGGATGTCAGACATACAGTTCTGGTATGGTTCAGCTATCTTACGATGTCACCACTTGA
- a CDS encoding catalase produces MTEDKTLTTADGIPVADNQNSLTAGERGPILMQDFHLMEKLAHFNRERIPERVVHAKGAAAFGTFTVTHDITRYTKAHLFSEIGKQTQVLLRFSTVGGEQGSADAERDPRGFAIKFYTEEGNWDVVGNNTPVFFIRDPLKFPDLIHTQKRHPQTHLKDADAKWDFWSLSPEALHQITILFSDRGTPKNHRHMDGFGSHTFSLINDRGERVWCKFHFKTMQGIDNFTAAEATRIKGEDPDHATRDLFEAIDQGNYPKWRFCIQVMTEAQAAEYRENPFDLTKVWKHSEFPLIDVGILELNRNPQNFFAEVEQAAFSPSNVVPGISFSPDKVLQSRIMSYPDAQRYRLGANYQQLPVNQPKCPVMHYQRDGAMALGNNGGSGPNYEPNSHEDAPKQNSAYAEPAWDLGNVKVDRYDHRKGNDDYTQAGDLYRLMKPDAQQRLVANIADSLSAAKPEIQMRQLCHFFRADPNYGRQVAEGLGIAIDPSMMSAATQPVGV; encoded by the coding sequence ATGACAGAAGACAAAACATTGACAACCGCTGACGGGATTCCAGTTGCAGATAACCAGAACTCCTTGACAGCAGGTGAACGCGGGCCTATCCTCATGCAGGATTTTCACCTGATGGAAAAACTGGCTCACTTCAACCGGGAACGGATTCCTGAGCGCGTTGTCCATGCAAAAGGAGCCGCTGCATTTGGCACGTTCACCGTCACCCATGACATTACTCGCTACACCAAAGCTCACCTATTCTCAGAAATTGGCAAACAAACTCAAGTTCTCCTCCGCTTCTCTACCGTAGGCGGCGAACAAGGTTCAGCGGATGCCGAACGGGACCCCAGAGGTTTTGCGATTAAGTTCTACACCGAAGAAGGCAACTGGGATGTAGTAGGCAACAACACGCCTGTTTTCTTCATCCGCGATCCTCTCAAATTCCCTGATTTGATCCACACCCAAAAGCGCCATCCCCAAACCCATCTCAAAGATGCTGACGCAAAGTGGGATTTCTGGTCTCTGAGTCCAGAAGCTTTGCATCAGATAACTATTCTGTTTTCCGATCGCGGTACGCCGAAAAACCACCGCCACATGGACGGTTTTGGCAGCCATACCTTCAGCCTAATTAACGATCGAGGAGAACGAGTTTGGTGCAAATTCCACTTCAAAACCATGCAGGGTATTGATAATTTCACCGCCGCAGAAGCGACGCGGATCAAAGGCGAAGACCCCGATCATGCGACTCGCGACTTGTTTGAGGCGATCGACCAAGGTAATTATCCCAAATGGCGGTTTTGCATTCAAGTAATGACCGAGGCCCAAGCCGCAGAATATCGCGAAAACCCCTTTGACTTGACAAAAGTGTGGAAGCACTCAGAGTTTCCGTTAATTGACGTGGGAATTCTTGAACTCAATCGCAATCCGCAAAACTTTTTTGCTGAAGTGGAACAGGCGGCATTTTCTCCTTCTAATGTCGTTCCAGGTATTAGCTTCTCTCCCGACAAAGTGCTGCAATCTCGCATCATGTCCTATCCAGATGCTCAACGCTACCGTCTCGGTGCAAACTATCAGCAATTGCCCGTCAATCAACCAAAGTGTCCGGTGATGCACTACCAACGGGATGGCGCAATGGCACTGGGTAACAACGGCGGTAGCGGGCCGAACTACGAACCCAACAGCCACGAGGATGCGCCGAAGCAAAACTCGGCCTATGCTGAGCCAGCTTGGGACTTAGGAAATGTCAAAGTCGATCGCTACGATCACCGCAAGGGCAATGACGATTACACCCAAGCAGGAGACCTCTATCGCTTGATGAAACCCGACGCACAGCAGCGGCTTGTCGCTAACATTGCGGACAGTTTGAGTGCAGCAAAACCGGAGATTCAGATGCGCCAACTGTGCCATTTCTTCCGCGCCGATCCTAATTACGGCCGCCAAGTTGCAGAAGGTTTAGGAATTGCGATCGATCCGTCGATGATGTCCGCTGCTACTCAACCTGTTGGTGTGTAG
- a CDS encoding protein phosphatase 2C domain-containing protein: MAMTKFNLVVNIEVAEDKGEDANLAEDFGQTFLMGVFDGLGGRSAGYGGKTGGRIASEESCQISKTFFKQWRGEIKPENVIQLQQQICRSLKIKADIEMQPKTSSRLKGSLVEHKLCTTIALASIPKQKGQERIFEANLAWMGDSRIYFLSPTKGLQQLTKDDLVTPKDALEMLRQDPPMSQYLTADINPTWQIHFQHYDIKEPGCFLACTDGCFQYFSAPWEFEKLLLERLYKSEGDTMDKNTWQELIKQRYTEIKQDDVSLILYPVGFNGIKHLKSSYQERLQYLQENFIAPTANARYEDVQTLWEKYRIDYEYYFQFIQDIQPIATPKLPVSEDYSSSSVASVTSSSSTNPFKELSQTSREKAAAKAEEIQSLLNQAYSYYENNRLKEAENVCIQVLKIEVHHSKAKYLLGLIYTKLAFTESNYNRGELFKKAASNFEELVLNKSAVEKLIAVEKIVESYQILGCIYYYLNNPNKSVDCYQKFFKSEGSDKLDNWQEHLNFFVMSLRKSTGNKCDSANSAIQFCHRLVHNNKLLPYGKNTVIYYFMAQLQEIEGEFNAALNSLQRVLENSLQLDHKMHQEAQQMYYKIMNKLNGRRY; the protein is encoded by the coding sequence ATGGCTATGACTAAATTTAATTTAGTAGTAAATATAGAAGTTGCTGAAGACAAAGGCGAAGATGCCAACCTAGCTGAAGATTTTGGACAAACTTTCTTGATGGGCGTGTTTGACGGATTAGGAGGCCGATCGGCTGGTTACGGTGGTAAAACAGGGGGACGTATTGCCTCAGAAGAATCATGTCAAATCAGCAAAACATTCTTCAAACAATGGCGCGGTGAAATAAAGCCAGAAAATGTCATTCAATTGCAACAGCAGATTTGCCGATCGCTGAAAATTAAAGCAGATATCGAAATGCAGCCGAAAACTTCATCTCGGCTAAAAGGTTCTTTAGTGGAACATAAACTTTGTACAACGATCGCCCTGGCTAGCATTCCCAAGCAAAAAGGACAAGAAAGAATTTTTGAAGCTAACTTGGCTTGGATGGGAGATTCACGAATTTATTTTCTCAGTCCAACTAAAGGTTTACAACAACTTACCAAAGATGACTTAGTAACTCCCAAAGATGCCTTAGAAATGCTGAGACAAGATCCACCCATGTCTCAATATTTAACCGCCGATATAAATCCGACATGGCAAATTCATTTTCAGCATTATGATATTAAAGAACCTGGCTGTTTTTTAGCTTGTACTGACGGCTGTTTTCAGTATTTTTCGGCTCCTTGGGAATTTGAAAAGTTGTTGCTAGAGAGGCTCTATAAGTCAGAAGGGGATACAATGGATAAAAATACTTGGCAAGAATTAATTAAACAAAGATACACAGAGATTAAGCAAGATGATGTTTCTTTAATTCTCTATCCAGTAGGATTTAATGGGATAAAGCACTTAAAGAGTTCTTATCAAGAACGTTTGCAGTATCTCCAAGAAAACTTTATTGCTCCTACGGCTAATGCTCGCTATGAGGATGTACAAACTCTGTGGGAAAAGTATAGAATTGATTATGAATATTATTTTCAATTTATTCAAGATATTCAGCCAATAGCTACTCCTAAACTACCCGTATCAGAAGATTATTCATCCAGTTCAGTCGCTTCAGTCACTTCTAGTTCTAGTACAAATCCATTTAAAGAACTTAGCCAAACATCTAGAGAAAAAGCAGCAGCAAAAGCTGAAGAAATTCAAAGTTTATTGAACCAGGCTTACTCTTATTATGAAAATAATCGCTTAAAAGAAGCTGAAAATGTGTGCATTCAAGTTTTGAAGATTGAGGTTCATCACAGTAAAGCTAAATATCTTTTAGGATTGATTTACACTAAATTAGCTTTTACCGAAAGCAATTATAACAGAGGAGAGTTATTCAAAAAAGCGGCTTCCAACTTTGAGGAACTTGTTTTAAACAAGTCGGCTGTGGAAAAACTTATAGCTGTCGAAAAAATTGTGGAATCATATCAAATTTTAGGTTGTATTTACTATTATTTAAATAACCCAAATAAGTCAGTTGATTGTTATCAAAAATTTTTTAAGAGTGAGGGTTCAGACAAATTAGACAACTGGCAGGAGCACTTGAACTTTTTTGTGATGTCTCTGAGGAAATCCACAGGCAATAAATGCGACTCTGCTAATTCAGCTATACAATTTTGTCACCGTCTAGTTCATAATAATAAACTCTTACCTTATGGTAAAAATACTGTAATTTACTACTTTATGGCACAGCTACAAGAAATAGAAGGAGAATTCAATGCAGCCTTGAATAGTCTTCAAAGAGTCTTGGAAAATTCTTTGCAACTGGATCATAAAATGCACCAAGAAGCGCAACAAATGTATTATAAAATTATGAATAAGTTGAACGGCAGGAGATATTAA
- a CDS encoding Npun_F0494 family protein — translation MTFIPSEAFKSISYPDRTVKRADRAVRCSPFELHFFQTIRDNSVFLSAIASNAGVESGYTRSPVSELAAENSLLWLIQVGVLRREVDGQGITDSFRLTPLGRQLVEKWEQQGQGVPAASLCDRMGNAVSRGLGVFL, via the coding sequence ATGACTTTTATCCCATCCGAAGCGTTTAAATCTATTAGTTATCCCGATCGCACTGTCAAAAGAGCCGATCGCGCCGTCCGCTGTTCCCCTTTTGAATTACACTTCTTCCAGACCATCCGCGATAACAGTGTTTTCCTAAGTGCGATCGCCTCAAATGCGGGTGTCGAAAGCGGCTACACCCGATCGCCCGTATCCGAACTCGCAGCCGAAAACTCCCTGCTGTGGCTGATCCAAGTCGGCGTGTTGCGGCGGGAAGTAGACGGACAAGGGATTACCGACAGTTTTCGCCTCACTCCCCTGGGCCGCCAACTCGTGGAAAAATGGGAACAGCAAGGACAGGGAGTGCCGGCCGCGTCATTGTGCGATCGCATGGGAAATGCCGTTAGCCGGGGGTTGGGAGTATTTCTCTGA
- the ileS gene encoding isoleucine--tRNA ligase produces MEAKSYKDTVNLPKTKFDMRANAVKREPELQQFWADREIYDRLSENNPGDLFVLHDGPPYANGQLHIGHALNKILKDFINRYQILRGKKVRYVPGWDCHGLPIELKVLQNMKSDDRLNLTPIELRRKASAFAQQTMEQQRESFQRYGVWGDWKHPYLTLKPEYEAAQIGVFGQMVLKGYIYRGFKPVHWSPSSKTALAEAELEYPEGHTSRSIYVGFHVKKLSKSLQTKLKRYMPSLWAAIWTTTPWTIPANLAIAVNPELTYAVVEPPANSHIAQQFMLVAVDAVDRLSATFNTELKILATFKGKELEGCIYKHPLFDRESPIVAGGDYITADSGTGLVHTAPGHGQEDFIVGKRCGLPVLTPVDENGNFTAEAGQFAGLNVLGNGNAAVIDALAEANCLIKEESYAHSYPYDWRTKKPTIFRATEQWFASVEGFRDEALKAIADVNWIPAQGENRITAMVGDRSDWCISRQRTWGVPIPVFYDEETNEPLLNEETIAHVQGIFAERGSDAWWELSIDELLPESYRNNGRTYRKGTDTMDVWFDSGSSWAAVAKGRSELNYPADIYLEGSDQHRGWFQSSLLTSVATNGVAPYKTVLTHGFVLDEKGRKMSKSEGNVVDPAVVIKEYGADVLRLWVSSVDYSADVPLGKNILKQQSDVYRKIRNTAKFLLGNLHDFDPAKDAVACEELPELDRYMLHRMGEVFAEVQDAFESFQFSRFFQTVQNFCTVDLSNFYLDIAKDRLYISATDTRRRRSCQTVIAIAVENLARAIAPVLCHMAEDIWQYLPYPTPYKSVFEAGWVQIDASWHNPELAARWQYLRQVRGEVNKVLEKARIEKAIGSSLEAKVLLYVPDVEKREQLQALNPSSEELVDYVRSQNSVIELAAEEKAKAAQDRQEEQAAKVAKVLTENTVYVEAETIAEKGDRSSKIVEYSAPELSASDSGPILDRAAEFVANLPEYAGNFFTEYQQALVTLGLLASVLVTGRVTLAILDTMNQIPVLGGLFEVIGILFTIWFAFRHLLFAANRQEIAEQIDFLIADVVGRSTALVLAETKAIVLAPALDTALVLVETQPIAQTAPAEKVFVETPQIPQAELVAIEPKPEIPAEIAAGHDSTMTGNGVDELRYLFITSEVELVESNAIMQELPYSYQSPELAIGVVKADGEKCDRCWNYSTHVGESIEHPLICERCVSAVDGKF; encoded by the coding sequence ATGGAAGCTAAATCTTACAAAGACACGGTAAATCTGCCCAAAACCAAGTTTGATATGCGCGCCAACGCCGTCAAACGGGAACCAGAACTGCAACAATTTTGGGCAGATCGAGAAATCTACGATCGCCTTTCGGAAAATAACCCAGGCGATTTGTTCGTCCTCCACGACGGCCCACCCTACGCTAACGGACAACTCCACATCGGCCACGCCCTCAACAAAATCCTCAAAGACTTTATCAACCGCTACCAAATCCTGCGCGGCAAAAAAGTCCGCTACGTGCCGGGTTGGGATTGTCACGGATTGCCGATCGAACTTAAAGTATTGCAGAACATGAAATCGGACGATCGGCTAAATCTTACGCCGATCGAACTCCGCCGCAAAGCCTCCGCCTTCGCGCAGCAAACAATGGAACAGCAGCGCGAATCCTTCCAGCGCTACGGCGTTTGGGGCGACTGGAAACACCCGTATTTAACCCTGAAACCCGAATACGAAGCCGCCCAAATCGGCGTTTTCGGTCAAATGGTTCTCAAAGGCTACATCTACCGCGGCTTTAAACCGGTTCACTGGAGCCCGAGCTCGAAAACAGCCCTCGCCGAAGCCGAATTGGAATATCCCGAAGGCCACACGTCGCGCAGCATCTACGTGGGCTTCCACGTGAAAAAATTGTCAAAATCCCTGCAAACGAAGCTCAAGCGCTATATGCCGAGCCTCTGGGCGGCGATTTGGACGACTACCCCCTGGACGATTCCGGCAAACTTGGCGATCGCAGTCAATCCCGAACTGACTTATGCGGTGGTGGAACCGCCGGCAAATTCCCACATCGCGCAACAATTTATGTTAGTAGCTGTCGATGCGGTCGATCGGCTGTCGGCAACTTTTAACACTGAATTAAAAATACTTGCCACCTTCAAAGGCAAAGAATTAGAAGGCTGCATCTACAAACACCCGCTGTTCGATCGCGAAAGTCCAATTGTTGCCGGTGGCGACTACATTACCGCTGATTCCGGGACGGGATTGGTGCACACTGCCCCCGGCCACGGACAAGAAGACTTTATAGTAGGAAAACGCTGCGGTTTGCCAGTTTTAACGCCCGTAGACGAGAACGGAAATTTCACCGCAGAAGCCGGACAGTTCGCAGGTTTAAATGTCCTAGGAAATGGCAATGCGGCAGTGATTGATGCCCTTGCCGAAGCAAATTGTTTGATTAAAGAGGAAAGTTACGCTCACTCTTATCCTTACGATTGGCGCACGAAAAAGCCGACTATTTTTAGGGCGACGGAACAGTGGTTTGCCTCCGTTGAAGGGTTCCGAGATGAAGCCTTAAAAGCGATCGCCGATGTGAATTGGATTCCCGCCCAAGGGGAAAATCGGATTACTGCAATGGTGGGCGATCGATCGGATTGGTGTATTTCTCGCCAGCGGACTTGGGGCGTTCCCATTCCCGTATTCTACGACGAAGAAACCAACGAACCGCTGTTAAATGAAGAAACCATCGCCCACGTGCAAGGCATCTTTGCCGAACGCGGTTCGGATGCTTGGTGGGAATTGTCGATCGATGAATTGCTGCCGGAATCTTACCGCAATAACGGCCGCACTTACCGCAAGGGCACAGACACGATGGATGTGTGGTTTGATTCCGGTTCTTCCTGGGCCGCAGTTGCCAAAGGTCGATCGGAATTAAACTATCCTGCTGATATCTATTTGGAAGGTTCAGACCAACACCGCGGCTGGTTTCAATCCAGCTTGCTGACTAGTGTAGCAACTAACGGCGTTGCTCCTTACAAAACTGTTTTGACTCACGGTTTTGTGCTCGATGAAAAAGGGCGCAAGATGAGCAAATCTGAAGGAAATGTCGTCGATCCGGCCGTCGTAATTAAGGAATACGGCGCCGATGTTTTGCGGTTGTGGGTGTCTTCGGTAGACTACTCTGCAGACGTGCCTTTGGGCAAAAACATTCTCAAACAGCAGTCGGATGTTTACCGGAAAATTCGCAATACAGCTAAGTTTTTGCTGGGCAATTTGCACGACTTCGATCCGGCAAAGGATGCCGTTGCTTGCGAGGAATTGCCGGAACTCGACCGCTATATGCTGCACAGAATGGGCGAAGTTTTTGCGGAAGTCCAAGATGCTTTTGAAAGCTTCCAATTTTCCAGATTTTTCCAAACTGTGCAGAATTTTTGCACGGTGGATTTGTCGAATTTTTACTTGGATATTGCCAAAGACAGACTTTACATCAGCGCGACAGATACCCGTCGCCGCCGCAGTTGTCAGACGGTGATTGCAATTGCTGTGGAGAATTTAGCAAGGGCGATCGCACCTGTTTTGTGTCACATGGCCGAGGATATTTGGCAGTACCTTCCCTATCCGACTCCTTACAAGTCCGTGTTTGAAGCCGGCTGGGTGCAAATTGATGCTTCGTGGCACAATCCAGAATTGGCTGCGCGCTGGCAGTATTTGCGGCAAGTGCGCGGCGAAGTTAACAAGGTTTTGGAAAAAGCCCGGATTGAAAAGGCGATCGGTTCTTCCTTGGAAGCTAAGGTTTTATTGTACGTTCCCGATGTTGAGAAAAGAGAGCAATTGCAAGCTTTGAATCCCAGCAGCGAAGAATTGGTGGATTACGTGCGATCGCAAAATTCAGTCATCGAGTTAGCGGCAGAGGAGAAAGCAAAAGCAGCACAAGATCGACAGGAAGAACAAGCGGCAAAAGTTGCCAAAGTCTTGACAGAAAACACAGTTTATGTTGAGGCGGAAACGATCGCAGAAAAGGGCGATCGATCTTCTAAGATAGTAGAGTATTCCGCCCCTGAACTGTCGGCTTCAGATTCTGGGCCAATCTTAGATCGAGCCGCCGAGTTTGTGGCTAATTTACCTGAATACGCGGGCAACTTTTTTACAGAATACCAACAAGCGCTGGTAACACTTGGGCTGTTAGCCTCTGTGTTAGTAACGGGCAGAGTAACGCTGGCGATTTTGGATACGATGAATCAGATTCCGGTGTTGGGAGGCCTCTTTGAAGTCATCGGCATCTTATTTACAATCTGGTTTGCTTTCCGTCACTTGTTGTTTGCCGCCAACCGTCAAGAAATTGCAGAACAAATTGATTTCCTGATAGCAGATGTGGTGGGCCGGAGTACAGCGCTTGTACTTGCAGAAACAAAGGCGATCGTCCTCGCACCGGCATTGGATACAGCGCTTGTGCTTGTAGAAACACAGCCGATCGCACAAACAGCCCCAGCCGAAAAAGTGTTTGTAGAAACACCCCAAATCCCGCAAGCAGAATTAGTTGCGATCGAACCCAAACCAGAAATTCCTGCTGAAATAGCTGCAGGGCACGATTCTACAATGACCGGCAACGGTGTAGACGAACTGCGGTATTTGTTCATTACTTCGGAAGTGGAACTGGTAGAATCGAATGCAATTATGCAAGAATTGCCGTACAGTTATCAGTCTCCCGAGTTGGCGATTGGTGTAGTCAAAGCAGACGGCGAAAAGTGCGATCGTTGCTGGAACTACTCTACTCACGTCGGAGAGTCGATCGAACATCCGCTAATTTGCGAACGCTGCGTTTCAGCAGTAGACGGCAAATTCTAA
- a CDS encoding protein kinase domain-containing protein yields MSYKKGDVIAEKYVVTRDFDSANGGQCQWGFAIYNGNEYFVKKFLSPVYPGKDAPGSEKGKQKRRDQCEEFARKQLAIQTALSACGAGGSVVVMVDFFKYGDDYGEHFFKVCQKVDTSSLSKEIHTLKPKERLFVMLTAAGALKILHSNGIVHLDLKPDNVLIQKWEGRQVAKIIDFDSSILEGESIAAEFLVGDPVYYSPEFAKHIATAGKTPAPTKKSDIFSLGLIFTQYWTGTRPMLSEKYTYAHEAILDRKKLELPSIKNTTKLRGTLIEDPLDTEVRKLIAEMLALNYEERPDINQVHQKIKYFYNNGAPPKDGRNKLIINLKSKL; encoded by the coding sequence ATGTCTTACAAAAAAGGTGATGTTATTGCGGAAAAATATGTAGTAACCCGTGATTTTGATAGTGCTAACGGTGGTCAATGTCAATGGGGTTTTGCTATATACAATGGCAACGAATATTTTGTCAAAAAATTCCTCAGTCCAGTTTATCCAGGCAAAGATGCACCAGGAAGCGAAAAAGGAAAACAAAAGCGGCGCGATCAGTGTGAAGAATTTGCTAGAAAGCAGCTAGCTATTCAAACAGCACTATCTGCTTGTGGTGCAGGGGGATCAGTAGTAGTGATGGTGGACTTTTTTAAGTACGGTGATGATTATGGCGAACATTTTTTCAAAGTCTGCCAAAAAGTCGATACCAGTTCCTTATCAAAGGAAATACATACACTAAAGCCCAAAGAGCGTTTATTTGTCATGCTAACAGCAGCAGGCGCACTGAAAATTTTACACTCAAATGGGATTGTCCATCTTGACTTAAAACCAGATAATGTGCTGATTCAAAAATGGGAAGGGAGGCAAGTTGCTAAAATTATTGATTTTGATAGCAGCATTCTTGAAGGAGAATCGATCGCGGCAGAATTTTTAGTCGGCGATCCGGTATATTATTCCCCAGAATTTGCCAAACATATTGCCACAGCAGGAAAGACGCCTGCACCCACTAAAAAATCCGATATTTTTTCCCTGGGTTTAATTTTCACTCAATATTGGACAGGTACTCGTCCGATGTTATCAGAAAAGTATACTTATGCTCACGAAGCTATTCTGGATCGAAAAAAACTGGAATTACCATCGATTAAAAATACAACTAAATTGCGCGGTACTCTCATTGAAGATCCGCTAGATACAGAAGTGCGTAAATTAATAGCAGAGATGTTAGCTTTAAATTATGAAGAAAGACCTGATATTAATCAAGTTCATCAAAAAATTAAATATTTTTATAATAATGGCGCTCCACCTAAAGATGGTAGAAATAAGCTAATTATCAATCTGAAGTCGAAATTATAA
- a CDS encoding NB-ARC domain-containing protein encodes MDVTEVLQCADRLVFTKTGKHLDDIQKAVITGVYQGKTYDEIADDCKRSESRVRNIGRQLWQIFSKQLGEDINKHNFRSTITRLNTTSPQIINVASNHNFNFCSSAYQANNENSNSNVNHKSLYHDLSLAPKITSFYDRTTELQTLSRWLIDQNVHLVSVLGLSGIGKTTLVKQFVDLNLQHFEVVIWKNLKLSQSLDGIINETLIGVDRDSIQTDNKLTQFFNLLRQQRCLIVLDDFQELFSKGELAGEFKTEYKTYQNLLTTIANIEHQSSLILISQEPCQEMISLDEDLYPIKCLELQGLDNTEIVKKWGFKDDEAWTDLSDLYGGNPVYLKDIASLIKNIFGGKVADFLKEDSLIVTKDMKSRLTELFKRLSPTEQEILLQLSKFDVPVSREDLSQSLSLSSTDLMNGLRSLGQRYLLQRIEGEKVLFDLSLVVREYVRTCCQD; translated from the coding sequence ATGGATGTTACAGAGGTTTTACAATGTGCCGATAGGTTGGTATTCACCAAAACGGGAAAACACTTGGATGATATTCAAAAAGCTGTAATTACAGGGGTTTACCAGGGAAAAACGTATGATGAAATTGCTGATGATTGTAAGCGTAGCGAAAGTCGTGTTAGAAATATTGGGCGTCAGCTATGGCAAATTTTCTCTAAACAGTTAGGCGAAGATATTAATAAGCATAATTTTCGCTCTACTATAACAAGGTTGAATACAACATCACCACAAATTATTAATGTAGCTAGCAATCATAACTTTAATTTTTGCTCATCCGCTTATCAAGCAAATAATGAAAATTCCAATTCCAATGTTAATCATAAATCTCTGTATCACGATTTAAGCCTAGCCCCTAAAATCACCAGTTTTTACGATCGCACAACCGAACTTCAAACCCTCTCCCGCTGGTTAATCGACCAAAATGTTCATCTAGTCTCAGTTTTAGGATTAAGTGGAATTGGCAAAACCACGCTAGTTAAACAGTTTGTTGACCTAAATTTACAACATTTTGAGGTAGTAATCTGGAAAAACCTCAAACTATCTCAATCTTTAGATGGCATTATTAATGAAACTTTAATCGGTGTCGATCGCGATTCTATTCAAACTGATAATAAGTTAACTCAGTTTTTTAATCTTTTGCGTCAACAAAGATGTTTAATCGTCCTTGATGATTTCCAAGAATTATTTAGTAAGGGAGAATTGGCAGGAGAGTTCAAAACAGAATATAAAACTTACCAAAATTTATTGACAACGATCGCAAATATAGAACATCAAAGTAGTTTAATCTTAATTAGTCAGGAACCATGTCAAGAAATGATTAGTCTGGATGAGGATTTATATCCTATTAAGTGCTTAGAGTTACAAGGATTAGACAATACAGAAATCGTAAAAAAATGGGGATTCAAAGATGATGAAGCCTGGACAGATTTGAGTGATTTATACGGAGGTAATCCCGTTTATTTAAAAGATATTGCAAGTTTAATTAAAAATATATTTGGGGGCAAAGTTGCTGATTTCTTAAAAGAAGATAGTTTAATTGTCACTAAGGATATGAAATCTCGGTTGACTGAATTATTCAAACGGCTATCACCCACAGAGCAAGAGATTCTTTTACAATTAAGTAAATTCGATGTACCTGTGTCAAGAGAAGATTTAAGCCAAAGTTTATCTCTGTCATCAACGGACTTAATGAATGGGTTGCGATCGTTGGGTCAACGTTATTTACTCCAAAGAATAGAAGGAGAGAAAGTATTGTTTGATTTATCTCTTGTTGTTCGAGAATATGTTAGAACTTGTTGTCAAGATTAA
- a CDS encoding VWA domain-containing protein, producing MSDGQSVKYAVDLVMCIDGTGSMGHLIEEVKSAALKFYEQLEAKMKEKSKKIDQLRARVIVFRDYWADPADKVMQCSEFFDLRSQSSDFANFVSPIKADGGGDEPENGLEAVGLALKSNWEKGDFSKQRYVVVVYTDASAHSLDKSPKPSHYPNDIPKSFDDLTDYWHDIPTSAKRLLLFAPDAEPWTMMSSWENTIHYVSEAGNGLEEVEIDQILEAISGSI from the coding sequence ATGAGTGATGGTCAAAGTGTTAAGTATGCAGTGGACTTGGTGATGTGTATTGATGGCACTGGTTCAATGGGTCATTTAATTGAAGAAGTGAAGTCAGCCGCTCTCAAGTTTTACGAGCAGCTAGAAGCTAAGATGAAAGAAAAGAGTAAAAAAATAGATCAACTCAGAGCTAGGGTAATTGTATTTCGGGATTATTGGGCCGATCCCGCCGATAAAGTGATGCAATGTTCAGAATTTTTTGACTTGCGATCGCAGTCCTCCGATTTTGCTAATTTTGTCTCTCCAATTAAAGCTGACGGTGGTGGGGATGAACCGGAAAATGGCTTAGAAGCGGTTGGCTTAGCACTTAAGTCAAACTGGGAAAAAGGAGACTTTAGCAAGCAGCGATATGTGGTCGTTGTTTACACCGATGCTAGCGCTCATAGTTTAGACAAAAGCCCTAAACCCAGTCACTATCCTAATGATATACCAAAAAGCTTTGATGATTTGACTGATTACTGGCACGATATACCAACATCAGCCAAGCGTTTATTACTGTTTGCACCTGATGCTGAACCATGGACAATGATGAGTAGCTGGGAAAATACGATTCATTATGTTTCGGAAGCAGGTAATGGATTAGAAGAAGTAGAAATAGATCAAATTTTAGAAGCGATATCGGGGAGCATATAA